The genomic window TTCCATTATCGAATCATtgttctatttttatatttacttttattaaatattttacaattttaatttattttgtcatataGATATCTCGTAGTCTCGTCGCGTGAGCTTAGTTAAGTTAAGAGACATCGCATTAGTACAccgaaagaaagaaaaaaaaatcgcattatatatgcaatgAGTCGAGTTTCGAATCTGGATCATCACACTTGTCCACTTTAAACGTGGATagattatttgacaaaaaaaatcgcATGGCTTCATGAGTAACATTTTTATTGCACgtgtattaaattaaatcacatCATCTCAATCATTTTCACTCGTCAAAAGTTTCTGCCCTTCCTTTCTCACCCTTCTTCGTTTATTGttctgactttttttttattgttctaacttttttttttttggttacattttATTGTTCTAACTTATTGTCCATTATACCGaactttaaataaaatgataaatatctCCTTCAATTTAATTAAGATTTTGGTATGTTAATTGATATGTTAATTTTATACACCTTGTCAGGGACTTGAACCATGAACACCCAACTCCTAATTAGTTCAACTAGTTCAATCAGTTAAGCCTAAACTAGTTTAATCAGTTGAGTTACTCATCCCACCTCATTCAAATTGTAATCTTAGCAGCAATTTAGCAGGGCTGGTACAAGGGAAAGGCCAACAAGATAATTGTCTAAGGTCTcgaaaagtattttaaaaattacttaataaaaggcatcatatttattttttgggatAAAAAAAGACATcatattcaactattttcaaaattaaattaatataattttatctaaaattaattttcgcTCTACAaagattaatttatttcatcTAATCAATCAAATTATGaaacaaaattgattatattaatttaataaataatatttaattttaaatcatATGAAAAATAGCATTTAAACTAAAATAAGCCTCATTCTTAAATCCACCTTAGGATTCCTAATGTGTTGGACCGGCCTGCAATTTAGTaacttaaatttataaaataactaATTACAAATTAATCCCTAAAATTTAAGATAAGTATAAAATCAGTTCTTCGGTCAAAAAATATGTCTTGGTAAACATCCATaagaatcaataaaaaaaaaaccacttgcATCTTGGAGTATTTGCTGCGTCAAGATAAGTataaaatctttgaaataaTGGTGCCTTGGAGGCTTGGACAAAAGTCCTAAATTGTTGCCTCTTCCTCACTAATATACCTTCTATCTCAGCTTTGTTCTTCTACTCAACGTGTGCTACACCCTAATATACTTCGTCGTCACCGGTATACTGCGCTCAATCATTCTGCTAATAACTTGTTCCATTCCGTTTAATTTCCAAACAATAGAATATGAAACTTTTGTTGCATTTCGTTATGTTCCATTCTATTCTATTCCGTTTTATTCTATTTTGATCCGTTTTATTTTATCGATACAAACATACCCTAAATTAACCTAACCTAATGATTTACTATAATACAGTATTGTTTATTTTccagataatatatatatatatatatatatatatatatatatatatatatatatatatatatatatatatatatatataaggcaaaaaacataacatatatgaagcatggacacgaACGCTGGATACGACACAGACACTGACACGTCCACACcgataatataataatttgagaaataacacaattcaaaacacaactactcttttctttttttatatttaaccAAGTCTCACCTACACGTTTTAATAATATTACTTAAAAAAGTTAATCTAAATAAATATCTCTAGTCTCTAACAAATTAGGGTTAGTCGCCACCCCTTTATCTCAACTTTTATCTCTTTTTATTCTTTCATTTTAGGGGGTGATTTTTGGACAATTTTGCCCTGAAATCACCCCTCAACaccgtttttttttcttcctttttattcaaataagtGGTTATCTATATAGATTtgcttcttttttgtttttaagtttgtcgtcgtcttgtgcggcgtTTGTTGGTTTTTCGTTTCAGTACGGTGTTTCGTTGATTCAGATTGACATATCTACATCAACTCATTACAGATCTTGGacgtcaacgttgcagatcttGGACGTCAATGATTGTAGAGTTTCAATGCAAATTTAACGTCATTTTGGGAATTGTAAtagaaattttacataaaatcaagacaaaaaagtatcttcttaataagtgtgcaaaTGAGCATATTTGCTTACAAAagaggccggagggagtaccaATTCCCGAgaataccaacaaaaaaagtGAGCCGTTTTTTAGTCTCATTTATTACTTATCGGTACCAATTACCAagaacatcaacaaaaaaaattgagccGTTTTTTAGTTGCATTTATTACTGATCAGTACTCTCTGTCTTAATTATAAACACATATCCATTTTGTAGATTCATTagataactaatgtatctggtctataattaagaccagatacattaattatccaatgaatctaaaatgcagaaatttgtttataattaaggttGGAGGGAGTACCATTTAACAAGTaatcaaatttgaaattcaaaattcaaaattcaaattagagGGATAATTGGTGGGTTAGGATTTATTTTTAAGGTTACtaacaaagacaaaaataaagataaagataaaaatatGAGGAACTTTTGCTATACTTTCAATGCCTTGAGATTCAAATCACTTAGCCACATTTGACATTCAACCACAGCTACAACAAATGTCACAACAAAATGTGTTTGATCatcctcaacaacaacaacaatttttGGGCATGTCAAATAACAACACTTCTTCATCAAGTGATTTAGGAGGGAGTAATCAAAACCAAAATTCTGAAAACGAAATTCTTCGTTCCAATGGAGACCATCAACAACAAAAGAGGAGCAACAAGTGGCACAAACAAGAGCAAATACAAAAAATGGAAGCGTATGTTCTACTACACttcattttataattaattaaacacattATCTCatattatttagttaattttcttACTCAACATTATTAATTTGTGATATAGGCTCTTCAAGGAGTCTCCTCATCTTAATAGCGAACAAGTGGAACATTTGAGTCTTGAATTGGGTCTTACGCCTACGCAAATCAAACATTGGTTTCAAAACAAGCGCAACCAAGCTAAGGTAAAATATAATTAGAGATCTATTGAAATATGTTATGTTACGTTAATTATGGATAACTAATTCTAATTATTACAGTATTATATtatcatttaaaaattaaaggaaaGATTGAAGTAgatgtactttttttttggcTACACAAGTACATGTACTTTtaattgtcttaaaaaaaaacttgtacaATTATGTGATGATTCTTTGAGCATGTATATATGTAGGGAGAACAAGAGCGTCACAAAAACGAGCTTTTAAAAGATGAAAATGCGAAGCTTCGTGCTGAAAATGAGATGTATAAGGAGGAATTAAAAAATGCTACATGCTCAAAATGTGGAGGTCCAACTTCTATTGGTGAAAGATTTTGTAATTACGACCAGCTTAAAATTGAGAATGCTAGATTAAAAGCTGAGATAGAAGGACCTCACGCCATCTTATCTAAACGTTCTTGGATGTCTGCACCCGCATTTGAAATAGGGAATGGTAATCATATCTTTTCGAGCGTGGCAAAAGAATTGTGCTATGATGGTAATGACCCATTTGGATCACTCTGGATTCCTAATGATTGTGACAACCCAAAGATTATTGAACTTGCTGAGGTTTCTATGGAGGAACTCACAAAGATGACTCTTGTCGATTCCCCTTTATGGATCTCTACTAATGACTCTGAGATTCTAAATGAAGATGAATACATTAGAGTTTTCCCTAATGTATTAGGTCCAAAACTCACAAGATTAAAATCAGAATCTTCAAGAGAATCCGTGTTGGTTAATATGAATCATATTAACCTTGTTGAGACCATTATGGATGTGGTGAGTAATAATATACCAACAATTTCACatctatattaattaattattaattaatctcGTTGAGtgatttttatgtgttttataCAATAATATAATTTCTATTGGTGATAATTTCAGAATCAATGGTCAACTATGTTTAGTTGCATTGTTTCAAATGCAATGACCCTTAAAGTTTTATCGCCAAGTGAGTTAGGAAACTACAATGGAGTTGTGCAAGTGGTATGTACTATGTaaaattaatgttgtttttgttttagaaataacttatatgtAAGCTCTTATATGATAAACGTTTATGTTTTAAAcatttaattaagttgtttaaccaaaatcaatgaaaatatAACAAACTTGATATGGTAAACTTTTCTTATTGCAGATGTCAGCTGATTTTCAAGTTCTTTCACCACTTGTTCCTGCTCGTAAAAACTATTTCGTTAGATATTGTAAGCAGCACCAACAACGGGTGTGGGCAATTGTTGATGTTTCGTTGGATCATTTGCGACCAAATAGTAATGCAACACCAAAAAGTCGAAGACGACCCTCTGGTTGTTTAATTCAAGAATTACCAAATGGTCACTCAAAGGTATGTTATGTTgtacttttttatattaattaaatttaatgcCCTATGATTACAATTTAGATGACAATTAAAAGACTATATTGTACCCAAGAatagaagggaaaaaaaacacTACAGATACATTTGATATTCAAACTTACATTCTCACTTCTCAGTATTTAAAGTGTGTTAGTTTCGTCAATGAATTGTACTTTTTTTCCCAGGTTACATGGGTTGAGCATGTAGAAGTGGGCGACAACACAATGTCACCCAATACATTTTATAAGTCTCTAATAACTTCTGGTTTTGCCTTTGGAGCTAAGCGATGGGTGGCATTATTATGTAGACAATGTGAACGTCTTGCTTATTCAATGACCACAGACATACCTGCAGGAGATCATTGTGGTATAATTTGTTCATTACATGAGCTTTTTTATGTCATATTTTTTGtctctttctttttcattaTGAAGAggttaaaattttcaaaagtcTAGCATTCATTTACATAAATATATGTTACTAAAATGTTAAATGCATACTATATCTATACAGTGATGAATGGTGTTCAAGGAAGGAAGAGTTTGTTGGATTTGGCTGAGAGAATGGAAGTGTGTTTTTCTAATGTTGCTGGTTCTTCTATAGCAAGTTGTTGGAATGTGCTTACATCTGATTCTGATGATGTGAGGGTCATGACCAGAACTATTATTGGTAAACCTGGAACATCCCCAAGTATAGTTGTTAGTGCTGGAACTTCTCTTTGGCTTCCAGTTCTTCCAAGGAGGCTTTTCAATTTTCTAGGAAACCAAAATTCAAGAAGTGAGGTATCaaatagtttgttttttttaaaaaaaaaatgcttacaTGACATATGCATTATGTTATCAGAGCCTCTGCACGATCTCTGGGCCTCATTGGTTGCGAGAtggtctgaatatgtgtttataaagtagagacaatcctcagtttacaagccggttttgtaaggtggAGATCGCCAtcatttataaacacatattcagatcATCTTGCAACCAATGTGACACTTCTTATAGATGCAGTCCTCTAAGACACCACATTTAGCGTTGGAATTGAATGAGTTTCATTTGGACAACAGATATCCATAATATTGAGTTTTTACAACAATTCTTGACAACTAAGCTGACACCTCACAaacttaaaaattgaataaatatcaGCAACTATAGAAATATTGTGAAATTCCAATCATATGCATAGCTTCATTTTATTAGCCTCAGATGGAAGCTTAATgctgtttttctttctttgaactTACAAAcattttgttgaaattttaCAGTGGGATATTATTTCTATTGGGGCTACAATTAAAGAAATGGCACACATAACACATGGTCATGATCTTGATAATTATGTCTCTCTATTTCATATTAATGTAAGTAAGGTTTATCACATAATTATCAAATCCAATGCTAAATATTCTAGTTAACAAGTAACCTAACATTTCTTTTGGTAAATGTCAATTAATTGCAGAGTGAAAATTGCTACCAAAATAATATGATTGTGCTTCAAGATAATAACATTGATAGTACAGGCTCACATGTTATTTATGCTCCAATTGATATCAATGCTATGAATGTAGTTTTCAATGGTGGTGATCCAAATTTTCTTACCTTACTTCCCTCTGGTTTTGTTATTCTTCCCGACGGAGTTCGACTAAGCAATGGAGGACCTATGCTTAATGCCATTGGATCTGGAGGTTGTATACTGACAATTTCATTTCAAGCTTTAGTTGACTCAAGTCCAACAAGAAGAATAACAAATGGTTTCGTAAAAGAATTTGTTAATTTGATTAAGAATACAATTGAACGAATCAAAGTTGCATTGGCCTGTGACAGAACGCCTAATTGTAAAGATTAATCTGGTAAGTAAATCTATGACCTATTTGTAAACATTTATTGGTTGTTTATGATTAAAGTAGTTTAATTAACTTTAATATGTACACATATATGCATGTTTTAAGTTGAATAACAACAATTcttaaagaacaaaaataaaatgcataatattgtttttattgttatgCAGATCAAAGAGAACAGAGTGAGGAGGAGAATAACATACAAGTTGGGAAGTAAAAAAAACCCCTCAATGAGCACATCTTGAAAGGATCTTACATTTGACCATTGACtttcttaaataaatattagttcTATGAAGCCTATGTAGACTTTTTATATCATTGTGTTGTAGTCTTGTAGAGCTGAAGAAAACTTATAATTTTCTATGTcctttttatgtcattttagatttcaacatatttattttccttttgtgtttcttttatgTCATGCACTATTTTGTTATTTCAATTACAATTGCATcttttgataaatttatttattggatATCTTACCTAAATCTTTatgaaaaattttaaattgtgggaatttatttctCACAAAAGAGACTAAAGACATTTAAAAACATTTAATTATGTTTGTTTACACTTTCATTTGCCAATTCAACCCTAATTGAAAACCTTTTAACCATTTTTTACCACATGAACTTGACGTGGCACATACGGCTTGTTGCTCATTATGTGACTACTCTTGGTAACATAAGTTGGctgaatatttatattttataagctatGGGTACGAATGATCCGTTCAACCAGGTGATTCAACCCAACCCGCATTTTACCGAATTTGTTCAAGTGCGGGTTCAATCCGAACCAAACCGTTCAAATATGAAGTGGTTTTGTTTGGGTAATGGATTTATGATTCTAAATTTATGAACCGGCCCGCGCTCCCATCCCGTTTTTTAAAATGTtacatttactatttttttataatatagttcaatatatatttctatgtttcaaaatcttaaattttgatactgtatttaaaatatttcatgTAATTTTCAAATAGTAAAATTTAAGTTaagtttgaaaattttcataaaataaaatgtcatatTTTTCAGAATTGTTTAACAACACAACCCACTCACCACCGGGTTGGGTCAATTCAATTTTAATCAAACTCAACTCTCCATCTCACTCTAACAAAACAACCCTAACCCTGCGAGTGCCAAATTGCTTTCACCTCCTCAACACTGTAGCCAGCTCCTGACGCACACGGTAATTATGTGACATGAATTCAATTCCTGCATTTTTGTATCACAATCCCAATTTCTTGATTTATGttaattatgataatttttattgaaatttgtaACAGAAAGTATGGTTAGGGTTAGTGTCTTGAATGATGCTCTCAGGAGCATTTACAATGCTGATAAACTTGGGAAGCGCCAAGTTATGATTAGGCCATCATCAAAAGTCATTATCAAATTCCTCACGGTCATGCAAAAGCATGGATACATTGGGGAGTTCGAATACGTCGATGATCACAGGGCTGGAAAAATTGTTGTTCAATTGAATGGTAGATTGAATAAGTGCGGTGTTATTAGTCCTCGTTTCGATATCGGCGTCAAAGGGGTTGAAGGATGGACTGCAAGACTGCTTCCCTCAAGACAGGTCAGTTATAAAAGACCATGAACTTGGCACAATCTGTGTGATTTTATTGATGGGAATGtatgtttgatttattgtgATCAATTTTTCTCCACCACATTGCCATTGGGATCTTGATATCAAATATGACCTTAGTTTAATATTTGTTtgttgtattgtatgtatgCTTGCCATGTAGGGATCAATTTTTTTACCTGCTTCCGCACagacactcctcggattagggGTGTGTCGGTCGACACCGGCACAACACCAACACTTATGATTAAATTGAActatgtcattttcttaaattattatggGGGGTTAACGTGCCTGTGTTGTGTCCGATGTCCGTGTTTCATTGAACTATGTTGTGTTGAAGGGACACTTTATTTCTTATGTTGATGCAAATCAAACTCTGAAGTTGCTATCATCTGACTAACCATTGAACTTAATGTTGCTTGTTAATATGTAGTATCATGTGATTTTCTG from Trifolium pratense cultivar HEN17-A07 linkage group LG1, ARS_RC_1.1, whole genome shotgun sequence includes these protein-coding regions:
- the LOC123882808 gene encoding 40S ribosomal protein S15a-1-like, yielding MVRVSVLNDALRSIYNADKLGKRQVMIRPSSKVIIKFLTVMQKHGYIGEFEYVDDHRAGKIVVQLNGRLNKCGVISPRFDIGVKGVEGWTARLLPSRQFGYIVLTTSAGIMDHEEARRKNAGGKVLGFFY
- the LOC123912552 gene encoding homeobox-leucine zipper protein MERISTEM L1-like — its product is MSQQNVFDHPQQQQQFLGMSNNNTSSSSDLGGSNQNQNSENEILRSNGDHQQQKRSNKWHKQEQIQKMEALFKESPHLNSEQVEHLSLELGLTPTQIKHWFQNKRNQAKGEQERHKNELLKDENAKLRAENEMYKEELKNATCSKCGGPTSIGERFCNYDQLKIENARLKAEIEGPHAILSKRSWMSAPAFEIGNGNHIFSSVAKELCYDGNDPFGSLWIPNDCDNPKIIELAEVSMEELTKMTLVDSPLWISTNDSEILNEDEYIRVFPNVLGPKLTRLKSESSRESVLVNMNHINLVETIMDVNQWSTMFSCIVSNAMTLKVLSPSELGNYNGVVQVMSADFQVLSPLVPARKNYFVRYCKQHQQRVWAIVDVSLDHLRPNSNATPKSRRRPSGCLIQELPNGHSKVTWVEHVEVGDNTMSPNTFYKSLITSGFAFGAKRWVALLCRQCERLAYSMTTDIPAGDHCVMNGVQGRKSLLDLAERMEVCFSNVAGSSIASCWNVLTSDSDDVRVMTRTIIGKPGTSPSIVVSAGTSLWLPVLPRRLFNFLGNQNSRSEWDIISIGATIKEMAHITHGHDLDNYVSLFHINSENCYQNNMIVLQDNNIDSTGSHVIYAPIDINAMNVVFNGGDPNFLTLLPSGFVILPDGVRLSNGGPMLNAIGSGGCILTISFQALVDSSPTRRITNGFVKEFVNLIKNTIERIKVALACDRTPNCKD